One genomic region from Campylobacter sp. RM5004 encodes:
- a CDS encoding PH domain-containing protein, with the protein MSYVEQVLGADESVVMKAKVSIFAFLGDFFAILVLAILSVSIHPFIAIFIIFLLLRMFVIITTTELALTNKKVIAKFGFIRRDTIELRLEKIESIRVGQGILGRIFNYGTIFINGAGSSAPIPFIGAPINFKRSVDEYIENKLSK; encoded by the coding sequence ATGTCTTATGTAGAACAGGTTTTAGGCGCAGATGAGAGCGTTGTTATGAAGGCAAAGGTTAGTATTTTTGCTTTTTTAGGTGATTTTTTTGCTATTTTAGTTTTAGCGATTTTAAGTGTTAGTATTCATCCTTTTATTGCTATATTTATCATCTTTCTTTTACTTCGTATGTTTGTAATTATTACAACAACAGAACTTGCTTTAACAAATAAAAAAGTTATAGCAAAATTTGGCTTTATTAGAAGAGATACAATAGAACTAAGATTAGAAAAAATAGAAAGCATTAGAGTTGGTCAAGGAATTCTTGGTAGGATTTTTAATTACGGCACAATATTTATAAATGGTGCTGGTTCATCTGCTCCAATTCCATTTATCGGAGCACCGATTAATTTTAAAAGAAGTGTAGATGAATACATAGAAAATAAATTATCAAAATAA
- a CDS encoding aromatic amino acid transport family protein produces the protein MKKWSEFDNRWMFSLFGTAVGAGILFLPIRAGTGGFWPIVLMCVLIFPMTYLSHLFLSYFVGSTKGGDITDAVNKYFGKEVGIVITFLYFFAIYPICLAYGVGITNTISSFMVNQLGLAEPNRLILAIILITIMMAVMFTNENLVTKVCEWLVYPLCLILFLFSLYLIPHWKLGVLGEVPSIKEFITTIWLTLPVLVFSFNHSPAISTFSLNTYNEYKENSDAKRKQILFNNATLLLVFVMFFVFSCILCLDKSEFAIARDANIPILSYFANKFEGNIISYGAPAVAFLAILTSFFGHYFGAREGLNGLIKKVSGKEVSKNNAFTTIFMYVTMIIVAFYNPSILGFIEDLGGPIIAVILFLMPVYAIYKIPELRTYKNGAACYFVAIMGIITITSVVYKMIS, from the coding sequence ATGAAAAAATGGAGCGAGTTTGACAATCGTTGGATGTTTTCATTATTTGGCACTGCAGTAGGTGCTGGGATATTATTCTTACCTATTCGTGCAGGAACGGGTGGCTTTTGGCCTATTGTTTTAATGTGTGTTTTAATTTTTCCGATGACTTATTTATCACATTTATTTCTATCATATTTCGTAGGTTCTACTAAAGGTGGAGATATTACTGATGCTGTGAATAAATACTTTGGTAAAGAAGTTGGAATTGTGATTACATTTTTATACTTTTTTGCAATTTATCCTATTTGTCTTGCTTATGGGGTTGGTATTACAAACACAATAAGCTCATTTATGGTAAATCAATTAGGCTTAGCTGAGCCAAATCGCTTAATCTTAGCTATTATTTTAATTACTATTATGATGGCTGTAATGTTTACTAATGAAAATTTAGTAACTAAAGTATGTGAGTGGCTTGTTTATCCATTATGCTTAATATTATTTTTATTCTCACTTTATTTAATACCACACTGGAAATTAGGAGTTTTAGGTGAAGTTCCAAGTATTAAAGAATTTATTACTACAATATGGCTTACTTTACCTGTGCTTGTATTTAGTTTCAATCACTCTCCTGCAATTTCAACTTTTAGCTTAAATACTTATAATGAGTATAAAGAAAACTCAGACGCAAAAAGAAAGCAAATATTATTTAATAACGCTACACTTTTATTAGTATTTGTTATGTTTTTTGTATTTTCTTGTATTTTATGCCTTGATAAAAGTGAGTTTGCTATTGCAAGAGATGCAAATATTCCAATTCTTAGCTATTTTGCTAATAAATTTGAAGGAAATATTATAAGCTATGGTGCTCCTGCTGTTGCGTTTTTGGCGATTTTAACTAGCTTTTTTGGACACTATTTTGGTGCTAGAGAAGGCTTAAACGGACTTATTAAAAAAGTAAGCGGAAAAGAAGTTAGTAAAAACAATGCCTTTACAACTATATTTATGTATGTAACTATGATAATAGTTGCATTTTACAATCCTAGTATTTTAGGATTTATAGAAGATTTGGGCGGTCCTATTATTGCTGTTATATTATTTTTAATGCCTGTATATGCGATATACAAAATTCCTGAGCTTAGAACTTACAAAAATGGTGCGGCTTGTTATTTCGTAGCTATTATGGGAATTATCACAATTACTAGCGTAGTTTATAAGATGATATCATGA
- a CDS encoding FAD-binding and (Fe-S)-binding domain-containing protein — translation MNNYEMFFNEAKYIFKDRIFNDYLRCFAYGVDASCYKYVPKIVVIAKSEAEIKEIIRLANLYKTPLNFRAAGTSLSGQSSTDSVLVVIKYAFKEINVSKNADEITLGCGVVGVHANTALSKLFKKIGPDPATINSALIGGIINNNSSGMCCGTKDNSYKTLNSIRVILNDGTILDTADAKSVSDFKKSHAKLLNELKELKNQIRNDAELNNLIKRKFKIKNTTGYSLNAFVDYDDEIDILAHLFIGSEGTLGFVSKARLRTIDDLPYKACALLFFLNIEDAANTISEFAKCDFINSAEIMDYASLNAASSYDELKELLSDIKQGYTCVLIQTESDKENILDENIKKIKELSNKTYKSYFSKDKNEYDLWWKIRKALLPIAASKREPNATVITEDVCFEVKDLAKGIKEIQNLFLEFGFDGIIFGHALAGNIHFIITPNLNDKTEFDNFAKLVEKMSIVVASYGGSIKAEHGTGRMVAPFVEVEWGKKAYEINCKIKEIFDKDNIFNPDVIITKDKDIYKKNIKNPSLVDEALNLCMECGFCERFCPSNEFTLSPRQRIAVLKEMKSLESLNDTDSRQKLKEMKKLYNFYVDTSCAACGVCSMVCPLGINFADFSLNYRKASQGAISKIIGNLAYNNHQRTLKLAKSSLKIANKFDNFKLNNVLATFSMPQSRNYLPLANDYNYKSNTQKENVIYFTSCLNKAFKPNAKMSDKRALQEVFESLCKKAGIGIIYAPNDLCCGKAYENYADIQSKNEAKLSEFIANANADIVIDHSACSAKMLKNHKVYDLADYLYKVIAPRLKIKQIDEVIGLYIMCAARKMHIENSLIELAKMCAKNVVLDNDTYCCGFAGYKGFLTPKLNISATNNFKKFYANTNIKRGFSSSSTCEVGLSDATNISWQHIAYLLDECSE, via the coding sequence GTGAATAATTATGAAATGTTTTTTAATGAAGCAAAGTATATTTTTAAAGATAGGATTTTTAATGATTATCTTAGATGTTTTGCTTATGGGGTTGATGCGTCTTGTTATAAATATGTTCCAAAAATCGTAGTAATTGCTAAGAGTGAAGCAGAGATTAAAGAAATCATTCGCTTAGCAAATCTATATAAAACTCCGCTAAATTTTCGTGCAGCTGGCACAAGTCTTAGCGGTCAAAGTTCTACTGATAGTGTTTTGGTTGTTATTAAATATGCTTTTAAAGAAATAAATGTAAGCAAAAATGCAGATGAAATCACACTTGGCTGTGGGGTTGTCGGCGTTCATGCAAATACGGCTTTAAGCAAACTTTTTAAAAAAATCGGACCTGATCCAGCTACAATTAATTCAGCTTTAATAGGCGGAATAATCAATAACAACTCAAGTGGTATGTGCTGTGGTACAAAGGATAATTCTTATAAGACTTTAAATAGTATTAGAGTGATTTTAAATGATGGCACTATTTTAGATACAGCCGATGCTAAAAGTGTGAGTGATTTTAAAAAATCTCATGCAAAATTATTAAATGAATTAAAAGAGCTTAAAAATCAAATTAGAAATGATGCTGAATTAAATAATCTTATAAAGCGTAAGTTTAAGATAAAAAATACCACAGGATATTCATTAAATGCCTTTGTTGATTATGATGATGAAATAGATATTTTAGCTCATTTATTTATAGGAAGTGAAGGGACTTTAGGTTTTGTCAGCAAAGCAAGGTTAAGAACTATTGATGATTTACCTTACAAAGCCTGTGCTTTATTATTTTTCCTAAATATAGAAGATGCAGCAAATACTATTAGTGAATTTGCAAAATGCGATTTTATAAACTCGGCTGAGATTATGGATTATGCAAGTTTAAATGCAGCAAGTAGCTATGATGAATTAAAAGAGCTTTTAAGTGATATTAAGCAAGGTTATACCTGTGTTTTAATTCAAACTGAAAGTGATAAAGAAAATATCTTAGATGAAAATATAAAAAAGATTAAAGAGCTTTCAAACAAGACTTATAAATCTTATTTTTCTAAAGATAAAAATGAATATGATTTATGGTGGAAGATTAGAAAAGCACTTTTACCTATTGCAGCAAGTAAAAGAGAGCCAAATGCAACGGTAATTACTGAAGATGTTTGCTTTGAAGTAAAAGATTTAGCAAAGGGTATTAAAGAAATTCAGAATTTATTTTTAGAATTTGGCTTTGATGGAATAATATTCGGTCATGCGCTAGCTGGAAATATTCACTTTATTATTACGCCTAATTTAAATGATAAAACTGAATTTGATAATTTTGCAAAATTAGTTGAAAAGATGTCAATCGTAGTAGCAAGCTATGGTGGAAGTATTAAAGCAGAGCATGGAACAGGAAGAATGGTTGCTCCGTTTGTAGAAGTTGAGTGGGGCAAAAAAGCTTATGAGATTAATTGCAAAATAAAAGAGATTTTTGATAAAGATAATATCTTTAATCCTGATGTAATCATTACAAAAGATAAAGATATTTATAAAAAGAATATAAAAAATCCAAGCTTAGTTGATGAAGCTCTAAATTTATGTATGGAATGCGGATTTTGCGAAAGATTTTGTCCTTCAAATGAATTTACTTTAAGCCCAAGACAAAGAATTGCAGTGCTTAAAGAAATGAAAAGCTTAGAAAGTTTAAACGATACCGATAGCAGACAAAAATTAAAAGAGATGAAAAAGCTTTATAATTTTTATGTAGATACTAGCTGTGCAGCCTGTGGGGTTTGCTCTATGGTTTGTCCTTTAGGGATAAATTTTGCTGATTTTAGCTTAAATTATAGAAAAGCTAGTCAAGGTGCTATTTCAAAAATCATTGGTAATTTAGCTTATAACAATCATCAAAGAACTTTAAAACTTGCAAAATCATCACTAAAAATAGCAAATAAATTTGATAATTTTAAACTAAACAATGTATTAGCGACATTTTCTATGCCACAAAGTAGAAATTATTTGCCACTTGCAAATGATTATAATTATAAAAGCAATACGCAAAAAGAAAATGTTATTTATTTTACAAGTTGCTTAAATAAAGCCTTTAAGCCAAATGCTAAGATGAGTGATAAAAGAGCCTTACAAGAAGTATTTGAAAGCTTATGCAAAAAAGCTGGAATTGGAATAATCTATGCTCCAAACGACTTATGCTGTGGTAAAGCTTATGAAAATTATGCAGATATTCAAAGTAAAAATGAAGCAAAACTTAGCGAATTTATAGCAAATGCAAATGCTGATATCGTAATTGATCATAGTGCATGTTCAGCAAAAATGCTTAAAAATCATAAAGTTTATGATTTGGCTGATTATTTATATAAGGTTATTGCTCCAAGGCTTAAGATTAAACAAATTGATGAGGTAATAGGGCTTTATATAATGTGTGCTGCTAGAAAAATGCATATTGAAAATAGCTTAATAGAACTTGCAAAAATGTGTGCTAAAAATGTAGTTCTTGATAATGATACATATTGCTGTGGCTTTGCAGGATATAAAGGCTTTTTAACTCCAAAATTAAATATAAGTGCGACAAATAATTTTAAGAAATTTTATGCAAATACAAATATTAAAAGAGGGTTTTCAAGCTCAAGCACTTGCGAAGTAGGGCTTAGTGATGCCACTAACATTTCATGGCAACACATTGCATATTTGCTAGATGAATGCAGTGAATAG
- a CDS encoding L-serine ammonia-lyase, protein MSNLSIFKIGIGPSSSHTVGPFVAGNEFLKDLNLDEITRIKVTLFGSLSLTGKGHLSDIAVVLGLSGLNVKTISAKQKQEVLLRLNERKLLLGGVKEIDFNENSDIVFSNEFKQYHENALTIEAFANNTCIKAKTYYSVGGGFIKNEDEIKCQSNSSDEKNYDYSFDSATELLWLCNKYNKNIAEIAMLYELNFNSEEYINNYCKEIYEAMHDSFIAGANSNELILPGPIKLKRRAPALAKKLALLGDKHLNRKGDLDFIDYFSLYAMSVSEENAAGNRVVTAPTNGACAVVPAVLLYLKEHVKSMSEKDIRDFLLVSMAIGSLFKKNASISGAEAGCQAEIGSASSMAAASFAFSMGASPIDCCSAAEIAMEHHLGLTCDPVAGLVQIPCIERNVFGAIKAVSAAKMAMDRESAPSVGLDEVIKTMYETGKDMDTRYKETSLAGLATNYKKFC, encoded by the coding sequence ATGAGTAATTTAAGTATTTTTAAAATCGGCATAGGACCATCAAGCTCGCACACGGTTGGACCTTTTGTAGCAGGAAATGAGTTTTTAAAAGATTTAAATTTAGATGAAATTACAAGAATTAAAGTTACTTTATTTGGCTCTTTATCACTTACTGGTAAAGGGCATTTAAGCGATATTGCTGTGGTTTTAGGTCTAAGTGGCTTAAACGTAAAGACAATTAGCGCAAAGCAAAAGCAAGAAGTTTTATTAAGATTAAATGAGCGAAAGCTTTTATTAGGCGGAGTAAAAGAGATTGATTTTAATGAAAATAGCGATATTGTATTTTCTAATGAGTTTAAACAATATCACGAAAACGCCCTAACAATAGAAGCATTTGCTAATAATACTTGCATTAAGGCTAAGACTTATTATTCAGTTGGCGGTGGATTTATTAAAAATGAAGATGAAATCAAATGCCAAAGCAATAGCTCAGATGAAAAAAATTATGATTATTCTTTTGATAGTGCTACAGAACTTTTGTGGCTATGTAATAAATATAATAAAAATATAGCCGAAATTGCAATGCTTTATGAACTTAACTTTAATAGCGAAGAATATATAAATAATTATTGCAAAGAGATTTACGAAGCTATGCATGATAGCTTTATAGCAGGTGCTAATTCAAATGAATTAATTTTACCTGGACCAATCAAGCTTAAAAGAAGAGCTCCTGCACTTGCAAAAAAACTTGCATTATTAGGAGATAAACACTTAAATCGTAAAGGTGATTTAGATTTTATTGATTATTTTAGCCTTTATGCTATGAGTGTTTCAGAAGAAAATGCAGCAGGTAATCGTGTAGTAACTGCTCCAACAAATGGAGCTTGTGCTGTTGTTCCTGCTGTGCTTTTATACTTAAAAGAACATGTAAAAAGTATGAGTGAAAAGGACATTAGAGACTTTTTATTAGTATCGATGGCAATAGGTTCATTATTTAAGAAAAACGCAAGTATTAGTGGAGCTGAAGCTGGTTGTCAAGCAGAAATTGGCTCAGCATCTTCAATGGCGGCAGCTTCGTTTGCATTTAGCATGGGTGCAAGTCCGATTGATTGTTGCTCTGCAGCTGAGATTGCAATGGAGCATCATTTAGGGCTTACTTGCGATCCTGTTGCAGGACTTGTGCAAATACCTTGCATTGAGCGTAATGTATTCGGAGCTATAAAAGCTGTAAGCGCAGCAAAAATGGCTATGGATAGAGAGAGTGCTCCTAGCGTTGGGCTTGATGAAGTAATTAAAACTATGTATGAAACAGGCAAGGATATGGATACAAGATACAAAGAAACAAGCCTTGCAGGATTAGCTACAAATTATAAGAAATTTTGCTAA
- a CDS encoding amidohydrolase family protein, whose product MYIDTHAHIFRANESAAKVVRYVPNYDASAKEYLANLKAFNFSYGVLIQPSFLGVDNSYLLNALENDNLRGVVVINPNNMNDLMHEKVCGLRLNLIGKDKPDFNDYKDVLAYLKESKKHIELHKELDKLLLVIEDLAKYDVKIMIDHLARPSKDTFKLLDEFSNFKDLDIYFKVSGFYRLDDDLAFSKDVFDKLKDIFSIKRFVYGSDWPHTNYENLINYEKAFNDFCFVAGEHKDIILKDNAKELFFI is encoded by the coding sequence ATGTATATAGATACTCATGCTCATATTTTTAGAGCGAACGAAAGTGCTGCTAAAGTAGTTAGATATGTGCCAAATTATGACGCAAGTGCTAAAGAATACTTAGCTAATTTAAAGGCTTTTAATTTTTCTTATGGGGTTTTAATCCAGCCTAGTTTTTTAGGTGTTGATAATTCTTATTTATTAAATGCACTTGAAAATGATAACCTAAGAGGTGTTGTGGTGATAAACCCAAACAATATGAATGATTTAATGCATGAAAAAGTTTGCGGACTAAGGCTTAATCTAATAGGAAAAGATAAGCCTGATTTTAATGATTATAAAGATGTTTTAGCGTATTTAAAAGAAAGCAAAAAACATATAGAATTACATAAAGAGCTAGATAAATTACTCTTAGTTATTGAAGATTTAGCTAAATATGATGTAAAAATTATGATAGACCATCTTGCAAGACCTAGCAAAGATACATTTAAATTATTAGATGAGTTTAGCAACTTCAAAGATTTAGATATTTATTTTAAGGTAAGTGGTTTTTATAGATTAGATGATGATTTGGCGTTTAGCAAAGATGTTTTTGATAAATTAAAAGATATATTTAGTATAAAACGCTTTGTTTATGGAAGCGATTGGCCACATACAAACTATGAAAACTTAATAAACTACGAAAAAGCTTTTAATGATTTTTGTTTTGTTGCAGGCGAACATAAAGACATTATCTTAAAAGATAACGCTAAAGAACTCTTTTTTATTTAA
- a CDS encoding SLC13 family permease: protein MLTSFIILAIILSIAIGYITKLNIGIFAMIFAYIIGAFFMDLKPKEIIAFWPISIFFVIFAVSLFYNFASVNGTLEKLAAFLIKKFENYPYFLPYAIFLVSALIAAMGAGFYSVLAFMAPITFLLCEKTGLDRVGGAMAINYGALGGANFPTSQSGIIFRGLMQNAGISQEVAFNDAFVIFLFTFILPIFVITFFVLKAKKNNVKINLLDEVITFDKKQKTTLILMVLMMCLVLVFPLLHIAFPNAKTISFINSKIDIGLIAIIFVAISLLLKLGDEKKVVALIPWGTLIMICGVGILVSIATKAGVINQLSGFVETNVPKIIIPIMMMIIATIMSLFSSTLGVVTPALFPLVPTLSLASGFSEVVLFTCIVIGAQASAISPFSSGGSLVLGAISNEHKDSLFKGLIVKAIPIGFVAAIIAGIVVMNIF, encoded by the coding sequence ATGCTTACATCTTTTATTATTTTAGCAATAATTTTATCTATTGCTATTGGTTATATAACAAAGCTAAATATAGGTATATTTGCAATGATTTTTGCATATATCATAGGTGCATTTTTTATGGATTTAAAACCTAAAGAAATCATTGCATTTTGGCCTATTTCTATATTTTTTGTTATATTTGCAGTTTCGCTGTTTTATAACTTCGCAAGTGTAAATGGAACACTAGAAAAACTAGCAGCATTTCTAATCAAAAAATTTGAAAATTATCCTTATTTTTTACCTTATGCTATATTTTTAGTATCTGCATTAATTGCTGCTATGGGTGCTGGATTTTACAGCGTGCTAGCGTTTATGGCTCCTATTACATTTTTACTATGTGAAAAAACAGGGCTTGATAGAGTTGGCGGGGCAATGGCGATTAACTATGGAGCTTTAGGCGGAGCAAATTTTCCAACTTCACAAAGCGGAATAATATTTCGTGGTTTGATGCAAAATGCTGGGATTAGTCAAGAAGTAGCGTTTAATGATGCGTTTGTGATATTTTTATTTACATTTATTTTGCCTATTTTTGTGATTACATTTTTTGTTTTAAAAGCTAAGAAAAACAATGTAAAAATAAACCTTTTAGATGAAGTAATAACCTTTGATAAAAAACAAAAAACAACACTTATTTTAATGGTTTTAATGATGTGTTTGGTGCTTGTTTTTCCACTACTTCACATAGCTTTTCCAAATGCTAAAACAATAAGTTTTATAAACTCAAAAATAGATATAGGACTAATTGCAATCATTTTTGTAGCTATATCTTTGCTTTTAAAATTAGGTGATGAAAAAAAGGTGGTAGCTCTCATTCCTTGGGGAACTTTGATTATGATTTGCGGAGTTGGGATATTAGTAAGTATTGCTACAAAAGCTGGAGTTATAAATCAATTATCAGGCTTTGTAGAAACTAATGTGCCTAAAATTATTATTCCTATAATGATGATGATAATAGCTACTATTATGTCGCTATTTTCTAGCACATTAGGTGTGGTTACTCCTGCACTTTTCCCACTTGTGCCTACTTTAAGTCTTGCTAGTGGATTTAGTGAAGTTGTGCTTTTTACTTGTATAGTAATTGGAGCTCAAGCAAGTGCAATTTCTCCATTTAGCTCTGGCGGCTCACTTGTGCTTGGTGCTATTTCAAACGAGCATAAAGATAGCTTGTTTAAAGGCTTGATTGTTAAGGCTATACCTATTGGTTTTGTTGCAGCGATTATTGCTGGAATTGTTGTTATGAATATTTTTTAA
- a CDS encoding alanine/glycine:cation symporter family protein, whose amino-acid sequence MLNEIHLFLDTINGYLYTYFLVFALIIVGVVYSIITRFAQFRLMGNVISLLKEKQDNKSDVSSFEALMISTASRVGIGNIAGISTAVVVGGAGALFWMWVMAFIGGASAFAESTLAQVYKSRDENGFRGGPAYFIEKGLGSRFFGKLFSVILIITYAYGFNGLQSHTMTSAFAIYFPDNFSSASVVIGIILSVVAFALFFSNSKSLGKVSSIIVPIMAFVYILLSLIAMIMNYSEIPAVFSLIFENAFDFKAIFGGFAGSVVVIGIKRGLFSNEAGMGSAPNAAAAANTSHPVKQGIIQSFSVFIDLIICSCSGFLVLFSTSYMEQLSKGEKTLNALPMVQQSMIEYYGTWGLHFITFAVILFAVTSLIGNFYYADANVKNLTKNNFNELVFKISAVAMVFIGSQLDLAVAWDLADITMAAMASINIIAILLLSPVLIKCLKDYDEQKKKGLDPTFSAKKLGIKNAECWD is encoded by the coding sequence TTGTTAAATGAAATTCATTTATTTTTAGACACTATAAATGGTTATTTATATACTTATTTTTTAGTGTTTGCTTTAATTATCGTTGGCGTAGTTTATAGCATAATCACTCGTTTTGCTCAATTTAGATTAATGGGTAATGTAATTTCACTTTTAAAAGAAAAACAAGATAATAAAAGTGATGTTAGTAGCTTTGAAGCTTTAATGATTTCAACAGCTTCAAGAGTTGGTATAGGAAATATCGCAGGAATTAGCACGGCTGTTGTTGTTGGTGGTGCAGGAGCTTTATTTTGGATGTGGGTAATGGCATTTATTGGAGGTGCAAGCGCTTTTGCTGAAAGCACATTAGCACAAGTTTATAAAAGCCGTGATGAAAACGGATTTCGTGGAGGTCCTGCATATTTTATTGAAAAAGGTTTAGGAAGTAGATTTTTTGGTAAATTATTTTCTGTTATTTTAATAATAACTTATGCGTATGGATTCAATGGACTTCAAAGCCATACTATGACTTCAGCTTTTGCAATATATTTTCCTGATAATTTTAGTTCAGCAAGCGTTGTTATAGGTATTATTTTAAGCGTAGTTGCTTTTGCTTTATTTTTCTCTAATTCAAAATCACTAGGAAAAGTAAGCTCAATCATAGTTCCTATTATGGCTTTTGTTTATATTTTACTTAGTTTAATTGCTATGATTATGAATTATTCTGAAATACCAGCTGTTTTTTCATTAATATTTGAAAATGCTTTTGATTTTAAAGCTATTTTTGGTGGTTTTGCGGGTAGCGTTGTAGTTATTGGAATTAAGCGTGGTTTATTTTCAAACGAAGCAGGTATGGGTTCAGCTCCAAACGCAGCAGCAGCAGCAAATACAAGTCACCCTGTAAAGCAAGGGATTATTCAAAGCTTTTCAGTATTTATTGACTTAATTATATGCTCTTGCTCTGGCTTTTTAGTATTATTTTCTACTAGCTATATGGAGCAATTAAGCAAAGGTGAAAAAACTCTAAATGCCTTGCCTATGGTTCAACAATCTATGATTGAGTATTATGGCACTTGGGGGCTTCATTTTATTACTTTTGCTGTTATTTTATTTGCAGTTACTTCATTAATTGGTAACTTTTATTATGCTGATGCAAACGTAAAAAACCTTACAAAAAATAATTTCAATGAATTAGTGTTTAAAATCAGTGCAGTTGCTATGGTATTTATAGGTTCTCAGCTTGATTTAGCTGTTGCATGGGATTTAGCTGATATTACAATGGCTGCAATGGCTTCAATTAATATAATTGCGATTTTATTATTAAGCCCTGTTTTAATTAAATGCTTAAAAGATTATGATGAGCAAAAGAAAAAAGGACTAGATCCAACATTTAGTGCGAAAAAATTAGGAATTAAAAACGCTGAGTGCTGGGATTAA